GGTCTCCCTCCACCCGGAGTCCTCGGCGGCCACGCACGAAGCGCACGCCGCCTTCGGGAAGGGCGTCCAGGCGCACGGCGACGGGCTCGCCCGAGGACGGCAGCCACACCAGCCGCGCGGGAGTGAGCCAGAGGGCACCGGGACGCAGGCCGACCAGCGCCGCCACCAGTCCCACCACCGCCAGCATCAAGCCCAGGAACAGCGGACCCGCCAGTCCCAGCGTGAGGCCCAGCGTCAAGGTGCTCACCAGCAGCGCGATGGGCAGGCCCACGGCGACCAGGGGAACGGCGATGCCCAGCAGCGTCTGCAGCGTCCTTCCCGAGTACCCCACCAGCTGGGAGAAGGACTCCCCCGGCTCCAGCGCGAAGGACACCGGCGTGCGGACGAGCGCCTCCAGCTGGCGCAGCTCCAGCTCCAGTGAGGCGGCGCCGGACACGACTGTCAGGGAGGCCAGCCGCTCGTGCACCCGGGCCTCCAGCACCTCGCGGCACTTGCGCACCTGCTGCACGGTCTTCAGCACGGGGGAGTCCTTCGGCCACGACTCCAGCTCCGCGCGCCGCGTCGCGCGCTCCATCGCCTCCAGGCAGGCGGCGTCGCGCGCCAGCACCTCCTCCACGAACGACGCCCGCTCCCGGAGCCTGCGCTGCCAGCGGCGTCCCTTCAGCGCGTCGGACAGCGACCGGTAGCGCGGGAGCATCGCCTCGAGCAGCTCGAGCCGCCCTTCCAGCTGCCGGCGCAAATCCTCCAGAGTCGACTGGCCCTCCACCGGGCCGCCCCCCCTGGGTCGTGTGCGTTCGGACATTCCTCGCGCAGCATACAGGCGGAGTCCTGCCCTCCGGGAGCAGTCGCCGTGCGCCCCCGGACAGCCGGTGACGTCTCGTCCCGGCACCCGCGTGCGCCGTGGCTATCCTGGCCGCGCGCGTGGCGTCGACGCGCGCACCGGGGGGACGCGCCATGGACCGCTTGCGCAAGCCATTCTTCATCGCGGCGCTGGTGCTGCTGGCGCTCTGCGTGCTCGTGGAGGTCGGCTCGCCGGTGCTCCTGCCGCAGCGGCCTCCGGACTGCTCGGCGCTGAAGGGCGCGAAGCCCTGCACACAGGCGCCCCCGGGCCTTCCCGAGGACTGCCGGCCCCTGCATGCGTCCCTGTGCGAGGGCGAGGGCGTGAAGATGGACGACGTGCTCAAGACGCAGAAGGAGAACCCGCCCTCGCCGGGCCTGGGCATCCCCTACCTGGCGCTGGTGGACGCGCTGCTGCTGCTCACGCTGGGCCTGATGGGCGCCAGCCTCCTCATCCCCGAGCGCGTGCACGGGCGCGTGCAGGGCCTGGCCACGCTGATTGGCGCCATCGTCGCGCTGATGACCGGCATCGCCCTGCTGCTGGCGGCCATCGGCCTGCTGCTCACCATGGTGACGCTGGTCGCCTCCGTGCCCTTCGGCACCATCGTCTACCTGGCGCTGTGGGGCTTCTTCAACCGGGGCGGCGCGGCCGGCACGCTGGGACTGCTGATGACCTTCAAGCTGGTGGCGGGCGTGTGCCTCGTCCTCGCACACCAGCGTTTCCTGCAGAACAAGGGGCTGGTGCTGCTCTACCTCACGTCGCTGCTGGCCAACGCCGTGGTGTCCTTCCTCCACGGATTGGTGCCGGGCATCCTCGTGAGCATCACCGACGCGGTAGGCGCCATCATCGTCTCCATCCTCGGCCTCGTCTGGGCCGTGCTGCTGCTCGTCGGCGCCCTGGTGTCCATCATCAAGGTGCTGCGCCTCAAGCGTGTGGCAGCGGCATGACGTAACACGTCTGTCTTTGCCATCTTGCGTCACAACCTGGGAGCCCCGGAAACAACGTCAAATGCTGCTTCACGGCTTGACTCGAAGTGTCTGCCTGCTCTTTAAGCATTGGCTCCAGGTGCGTATGGGGTTGTTCGCATGCGCCATCTGGTGCCCACGTATCTCTCACGAGGAGTGACATCATGAAGATCAAGACCAAGGTTCGTGGCGGTCCGGCTCGCGGCTGCAGCAGCGGCGTCATCCTGGAGGCCTGAGACGGGCTCGAGTCGAGGTCCGGTGCCGGCTTCGGTACGGCCCGGCTCTGACGCGAAGCGACTGTCTGCCTTTCAATGATTCACTCCAGGCACGGATGGAAGGATTCCAGCCGCTGCCCTGGTGCCAACGCATCCCTCACGAGGAGAGTCACCATGAAGATCAAGACCAAGGTTCGTGGCGGTCCGTCTCGCGCTTGCAGCGGCATCATCCTGGCTGAGTAACCAGGCGTGAGCTGATTCGAGTCACCAGTGGGCGGGTATCGCCTGCTGGTGACTTTTTCATTTCCGAAATGGCAGTCCCGAGCTGGGAAACACGTTTAGGGTAAATTTCCACCAAGACAGGATTCTCAGGTTTCGAAGCAACTCATTCACAGGCTCCAAGAAAATCCAGGCTCCACAACGCACCGTGGAATCCCCCTGCCCCTGGAGCCCATGAAAAAATCCATTCTGACCATCGCAGCGCTGTCGCTTGTAGCCTCGAGCGCGACGGCGACGGAGCGGATGAACCCGTCGGACCTGCGCCGTATCTCCAAGGCGCGAGGGAGCCTGGTTCCCGCCGTTGCGAAGGAGTTCGGGCCCAAGGCCCGGTTCGTCCACCTCTTCGGCCAGGGAAAGGGAATGCTGGCGGGTGTCGTCGCCGAGATTCCCGCGGAGGCGCTCGGCACGGACGAGCTGCCGCTGCTGGCCATCGTCCAGTACGACGAGGCGACGGGCGCGGTGCGTGTGGTGGACCGGGAGTTCAAGTACCGCGAGGCCCGCTCGGTGGGGCCGGACGTGGCGCTGCTGGACGGTGAAGGCCGGCTGCGGCTGCGCGAGCCCAACGGCCGCGAGCGGCTGCTGGCCGAGGGCGTCGGGGGAGACCTGTTCCCGACGGCGAAGGGCGACGCGCTGGTGGCCACGCTGAAGATGGCGGAGGACCGCGCGCACGAGACGTCCGTGGGCATCATCGACCTGAAGGGCCGCGTGAGAATCCTGGCGGATGGGCCCGGCGTGGATGCGACGCCCAGCATCTCCCCGGATGGCCGCACGGTGGTCTTCGTGTCCGGCCGCACCAGCGTGGCCTCGTTCTACGTGACGGACGTGGACGGCGCGGCGCCCAGGCAGCTCACCAACGTGGGGCTGGAGAACTGGATGTTGTTCGGAGGCCCGCCCAAGGGCTTCGTGCCCCCGCCCGTCTCCAGCCACCACATGGAGTGGGTGGGTGACGACGTGCTCCGCTACAACGCGGGCGGCGGCGAGTTCTGGAAGCTCAACGTGCGCACGGGCGAGGCCGCGCCGGACCTGGGAGGTGGGAAGTGATGCGCGCGACGATGCAGCAGCTCACGGTGACGCTGGCCTTCGCGATGCTGGCCCTCCCGGCGGTGTCCCCGGCGCAGACGATGTTCCGCTCCCCCGTCTCGCAGCTCGCGGACCAGTGCGGCAACGGTGGCTGCACCGTGAGCGCGTACAAGGACTACGGCGGCCGGGACTACGCCTGTGGCGGCGTGCGCTACAGCGGCCACACGGGCACGGACTACGCCCTGGTGGGCGGGTTCAGCAAGATGGACTACGGCGTCTGGGCCATGAACGCCGCCCGGGGCTACGTCGAGGCCGCGGTGGATGGGTACTTCGACCGGTGCAACTACTGGAACCAGGCCAACCCGTACGCCGCCTGCGGCCTCTACACGGCCAACTACATCATCATGCGGCACCCGGATAACACCCAGACCTGGTACTGGCACCTGAAGGCCTATACGCAGCAGTTCGCGCGCGGCACCACCCTCTCCTGCGGCAACTGGATTGCGCGGGTGGGCTCGTCCGGCGCCTCCACGGGGCCGCACCTGCACTTCGAGTACTGGGTCCCCGGCTACGGCACGGATGACCCGTACGCGGGGCCCTGCGGCACGCCCTACACGCGCTGGACGGCGCAGGGCGCGTACCGGGGCCTGCCAGGGCTCGCCTGCCAGTAGCGGGCGTCACGGGCAGCGCTGGAGTGGCCGTGAGCAGGCTGCTGCCTCAGGACTCCTGGGGCAGCAGCCGCAGCGCGCACGCCTGGGTCTGCGTGCTCATCAGGCACGTCACCTCGAGGTCGGCGCCCTCCTCGGTGACGTCCAGCTTCCGGGATTCCTTGAGCGGGTCGAAGGTGGCCGGCACCGAGCGCTTCGCGCGGGGCTCGACCTCCACCTTCACGACAGTCCCGGACGGGAAGGCGAGCTCCAGGGAGCGCACCCGCGTGTCGGACGCCTTCACGTCCACCTGGCACGAGGCGCCGCGCTGCACCGTGAGGACGCCATTCGAGAAGATGCAATTCGTGGCCAGCTCTTTCGCCGTCACCGGGCGGGGCTTGAGGAAGCGCGCCCGCAGCTGCTGCGCCGTCTCCATGGGCTTCACCCGGTCCGGCGGCTCACTGGTGGCGCCGAACCCCACGCCGAGCACGTACAGCGCGACAATCGCGATGATGGCGAGGATGAGCACGGCGTGGATGGGCTTCAGCTCGGGCATGGCTCGCGGTGCCGCCTAGGGAATCCGTCTCTGGAACTCGAGGTTCTGTTCGAGCTGCAGCTCCTTGACGGACTCCAGCCGTTGCGGTGAGCCCATCAGCACGTCCTGGTTGATGCGGTGGTCCCTGACGATGACGCACCGGCCGGAGATACAGGTGCTGAAGGCCGGGCAGGGCGCGGGACACCGGGCCGGCACGGGCGCGGGCTTGCATCGCTCGTCACAGAAGCCGGACAGGCAGACCTCGTTCGTCGTGCACGGCTCCTTGTCGGGGAGCTGGCACAGCCGGGTGGGGCCGCACCGCGAGGGCGCGCGGCACTCCTCGTCGGAGTCACAGCGCCCGTCGTCGCGGTTGCACCGGCCGTCCGGCCGGCAGAAGAAGCTGGCGCAGTCGCGGTCGCTCCCACAGGCCTCCTTGGGCCTGAGCAGGCAGAGCTGTGAGCCGGGCACGGCCGCACACTTCAGCGGCCCCGGGCAGCTCGCGTCGCTCGTGCAGTTCTGTCCCAGCGCCAGCTCGCACTGCCCCTTCTGGCCGCAGAAGCCGGTGAGGCACACCGCCCCTCCGTCGCAGGGCTGCCCCTCCGCCACCAGGCACACGCCCCCGTCCGCCGCCGTGCAGGCCAGCCCCTTGTCACAGGTGCCCTCCGGGCAGGGCTCGTTCAGCGCCGGCCTCTCTTCGCCGCGCGAGGCGACGATGCCAATCACCGTCCCCAGGATGAGGACGATGCCCGCGGCCAGCGCGAGCCACAGCCAGGGAATGGCCTTCTTCGGGGGCGGCGTGGCCACCACCTCGAAGCCCGTGGAAGGACCCTCGGCATAGCGCTCGTCCGGGTCCGTCACGTCCACCACGAGCAGGTGGAAGGAGAGGCGGCCCGGCGGCGTCCCCGGAGGCGTGCGCACCTGCACGGTCAGCTGCTGCGTGCCGTCTGGAGCGAAGTCCCGCTCCTCACCGCCCTGGAGGGTGAACCACTCGGCCTTCGCGCCAGGGCCGGGCACCACCGAGACGCGCGCGCGCACGGCGGCGCGCAGGGCGTTGGACACCGTGAAGGCCATCTCCCCCCGGCCCGACGCGTCCAGACGGATGGAGTCCGTCACGGCGGTGATGTCGAAGGCGCGTGGCATCAACCCCCTCCCTTGGAGGACTGCGTGAATTGCAGCTCGTACGTGACGTAGGCGGGCTTCTCCCGCTCGATGATGCGCTCCAGCAGCAGCCGGTGGCTGGCCACCTCCGCGGGCGCGCGCACCCGCACGTGGAAGGGGCGCGGGCGGCCGTCCGGCCCCGGCACCAGCTCGTCCACCCCGAAGTCCGTGCGCCCGGTGGCGGTGGTGAGGAACAGGCGCAGGCCCCGCGCCGTGCCGCGCCACCGCGAAATCTCCACCGCCGCGGCCACCAGCTCGCGCAGGCGGCCCAGGCCCGTCGTCACCGGCAGGTCCATGCCCACCCAGCGGGCCAGGAAGGGCACGAAGCGGTCCGGCGCGCGGCGCGGGTCGAAGTGCGCCTCCAGCCGCGCGAGCACCGCCTCGCTGGGCGCGTGCAGCGCCTCCATCACCTCCAGCAGCGCGGCCAGCGGAGAGCCCGGCAGGGAGGTGCGCTGGAAGACGCCGGGGAGGAGGCGCTGGATGTCAGGGCTCCGCATGGTCCGTCACCACCTCCAGCACGTGGGCGCCGGAGCAGAGGAGCCAGGTGGGCGGCAGCGTCACCTTCTCGGTGAACTCGCGCGTGGACACGGGCTCGTAGCGCTCACCGCCCACGACCTTGCG
This genomic window from Pyxidicoccus xibeiensis contains:
- a CDS encoding TolB family protein, yielding MKKSILTIAALSLVASSATATERMNPSDLRRISKARGSLVPAVAKEFGPKARFVHLFGQGKGMLAGVVAEIPAEALGTDELPLLAIVQYDEATGAVRVVDREFKYREARSVGPDVALLDGEGRLRLREPNGRERLLAEGVGGDLFPTAKGDALVATLKMAEDRAHETSVGIIDLKGRVRILADGPGVDATPSISPDGRTVVFVSGRTSVASFYVTDVDGAAPRQLTNVGLENWMLFGGPPKGFVPPPVSSHHMEWVGDDVLRYNAGGGEFWKLNVRTGEAAPDLGGGK
- a CDS encoding M23 family metallopeptidase, which gives rise to MRATMQQLTVTLAFAMLALPAVSPAQTMFRSPVSQLADQCGNGGCTVSAYKDYGGRDYACGGVRYSGHTGTDYALVGGFSKMDYGVWAMNAARGYVEAAVDGYFDRCNYWNQANPYAACGLYTANYIIMRHPDNTQTWYWHLKAYTQQFARGTTLSCGNWIARVGSSGASTGPHLHFEYWVPGYGTDDPYAGPCGTPYTRWTAQGAYRGLPGLACQ
- a CDS encoding COG1470 family protein, with product MPRAFDITAVTDSIRLDASGRGEMAFTVSNALRAAVRARVSVVPGPGAKAEWFTLQGGEERDFAPDGTQQLTVQVRTPPGTPPGRLSFHLLVVDVTDPDERYAEGPSTGFEVVATPPPKKAIPWLWLALAAGIVLILGTVIGIVASRGEERPALNEPCPEGTCDKGLACTAADGGVCLVAEGQPCDGGAVCLTGFCGQKGQCELALGQNCTSDASCPGPLKCAAVPGSQLCLLRPKEACGSDRDCASFFCRPDGRCNRDDGRCDSDEECRAPSRCGPTRLCQLPDKEPCTTNEVCLSGFCDERCKPAPVPARCPAPCPAFSTCISGRCVIVRDHRINQDVLMGSPQRLESVKELQLEQNLEFQRRIP
- a CDS encoding phage tail protein: MRSPDIQRLLPGVFQRTSLPGSPLAALLEVMEALHAPSEAVLARLEAHFDPRRAPDRFVPFLARWVGMDLPVTTGLGRLRELVAAAVEISRWRGTARGLRLFLTTATGRTDFGVDELVPGPDGRPRPFHVRVRAPAEVASHRLLLERIIEREKPAYVTYELQFTQSSKGGG